The following coding sequences lie in one Mus caroli unplaced genomic scaffold, CAROLI_EIJ_v1.1 scaffold_14102_1, whole genome shotgun sequence genomic window:
- the LOC110287918 gene encoding small proline-rich protein 2A1 gives MSYYQQCNQPCQPPPVCPPLKCPDPCPPQVWPGPCRPIVCYDPCLPSVWSGPCRPVVCYEQCPPXPWQSTCPPVQFPPCQQK, from the coding sequence ATGTCTTACTACCAGCAGTGCAATCAGCCGTGCCAGCCTCCTCCTGTGTGCCCACCCCTGAAGTGCCCTGACCCTTGTCCTCCCCAAGTGTGGCCTGGGCCTTGTCGTCCTATAGTGTGCTATGACCCCTGTCTTCCTTCAGTGTGGTCTGGGCCTTGTCGTCCTGTAGTGTGCTATGAGCAATGCCCCCCCNAGCCNTGGCAGTCAACATGCCCTCCTGTGCAATTTCCACCATGCCAGCAGAAGTGA